In Dioscorea cayenensis subsp. rotundata cultivar TDr96_F1 unplaced genomic scaffold, TDr96_F1_v2_PseudoChromosome.rev07_lg8_w22 25.fasta BLBR01001193.1, whole genome shotgun sequence, a single genomic region encodes these proteins:
- the LOC120255771 gene encoding uncharacterized protein LOC120255771 has translation MYLAPSGEGQIYYGAKATFSIYGVPEVKDTQLSSACIWIINGHGSPKRNMIIVGWTVHPYLYKDNRTHLFTLWTRDGFQTYCYDTRCPGFILANKTNMVPGSLIDQVSTYGGPQYDITIKVYKDSASGNWWLYYGASGHYNDLNAIGYWPSSLFTSLADSASDIHFGGTVAYLANEQGPPMGSGHYPDEGEGKAATFNRIQGVYKNGNMYDFQDNFNVVEDKRECYRVSEFKNNGFFYGGPGHCIN, from the exons ATGTACCTAGCTCCAAGTGGTGAAGGTCAGATATATTATGGGGCTAAGGCAACTTTTTCAATTTATGGGGTTCCAGAAGTTAAAGATACTCAATTAAGCTCGGCTTGTATTTGGATTATTAATGGACATGGTAGTCCGAAGAGAAATATGATAATAGTTGGGTGGACA GTACATCCATATCTATACAAAGACAACCGGACCCATTTATTTACACTTTGGACG aGAGATGGATTTCAAACGTATTGCTATGACACTCGATGCCCAGGATTTATACTTGCTAATAAGACTAATATGGTTCCTGGAAGTCTTATTGATCAAGTTTCAACTTATGGTGGACCACAATATGatataacaataaaagtttATAAG GACTCTGCTTCTGGAAATTGGTGGTTATATTATGGAGCATCTGGTCACTATAATGACTTAAATGCAATAGGTTATTGGCCGAGTTCTCTTTTTACTAGTTTGGCAGATAGTGCATCTGATATTCATTTTGGTGGAACTGTGGCATATCTTGCAAATGAACAAGGCCCTCCAATGGGTAGTGGTCATTACCCAGATGAAGGAGAGGGCAAGGCAGCAACCTTCAATAGAATTCAAGGCGTGTATAAAAACGGCAATATGTATGACTTTCAAGATAATTTCAATGTCGTAGAAGATAAAAGAGAGTGCTACCGTGTTAgtgaatttaaaaacaatggttttttctatGGTGGTCCAGGTCATTGTATTAActag
- the LOC120255773 gene encoding transmembrane and coiled-coil domain-containing protein 4-like isoform X1, with translation MAISVLTPTQRYAAGALLALALRQAQIHQTHPLGSSFPDDDNDDADFVPDRFSSASASSSSSATSSGGESDADSSLLWTHKSRGLLRPVFRFLDIHSNAWSGLEETAASSSSKHHIGAFLRIIFEEEVSAENSDQMLALSKAVDAMVMSLETSSSKHEAEEQRQYGHKQEQHQSTSTTTDRTSDVTTKPSENFELIKSQALIRRVERYDDSTDSTDNRSMLGDNSVNHQRKLAVLFALLSACVADMPEDDKKKHRYRKGYDSRHRVALRLLATWLDIQWIKVEAMEIMVACSAMAAAKEEEIQSQENELEKNKWAKWKRGGIIGAAALTGGALLAITGGLAAPAIAAGFGALAPTLGTLVPIVGAGGFAAMATAAGSVAGSVAVAASFGAAGAGLTGSKMARRIGSIEEFEFKPIGDNHNQGRLAVGILISGFVFEEEDFIRPWEGHEDSLERYALQWESKNLIAISTAIQDWITSKLMMGMMQQGAMMTVLGTLVTALAWPATLLAATDFIDSKWSIALNRSEKAGKLLAEVLMKGLQGYRPVTLVGFSLGARVIFKCLQKLAASGDNEGIVERVVLLGAPISVNGENWDSVRKMVAGRFINVYATNDWILGVTFRASLLTQGLAGIQAVDAPGIENVDVTDFIDGHSSYLWAVPQILQQLELNTYYPVFVSPPTETKQTI, from the exons ATGGCGATCTCGGTGCTCACTCCGACGCAGCGCTACGCCGCCGGCGCGCTGCTCGCCCTCGCTCTCCGCCAGGCCCAGATCCATCAGACCCACCCTCTCGGCTCTTCCTTCCCCGACGACGACAACGATGATGCTGACTTCGTCCCTGACCGCTTTAGCAGCGCCAGCGCCAGTAGCAGTAGCAGCGCCACCAGCAGCGGCGGCGAGAGCGATGCGGATTCCAGCCTCCTCTGGACTCATAAGTCCCGTGGCCTCCTCCGCCCTGTCTTCCG attcTTGGATATTCATTCTAATGCGTGGTCTGGGCTGGAAGAGACTGCGGCTTCCTCTTCGTCCAAGCATCATATTGGAGCT TTCCTTAGGATAATTTTTGAGGAGGAGGTATCTGCAGAAAATTCGGATCAGATGCTTGCCTTGTCCAAAGCAGTGGATGCCATGGTGATGAGCTTGGAAACTTCCTCTTCTAAACACGAGGCAGAAGAGCAGCGACAATATGGACACAAACAGGAACAACATCAGAGCACTTCTACAACAACAGATAGAACTTCTGATGTGACTACTAAGCCTTCAGAAAACTTTGAACTCATAAAGTCTCAGGCATTAATCAGAAGAGTGGAAAGATATGATGATTCAACTGATAGTACTGATAACAGATCCATGTTAGGGGACAATTCGGTCAATCATCAGAGGAAGCTGGCAGTTCTTTTTGCACTTCTCTCTGCCTGTGTGGCTGATATGCCAGAAGATGACAAGAAGAAACATCGTTATCGGAAGGGCTATGACAGTCGGCACCGTGTTGCTTTGAGACTCTTAGCAACATGGCTTGATATCCAATGGATAAAAGTG GAAGCTATGGAGATAATGGTTGCTTGCTCTGCAATGGCTGCAGCTAAAGAGGAAGAAATACAATCTCAAGAAAATGAATTAGAGAAAAACAAATGGGCCAAATGGAAACGTGGGGGCATCATTGGTGCAGCTGCATTGACAGGAGGGGCTTTGTTGGCTATTACTGGAG GTCTTGCTGCCCCGGCAATTGCTGCCGGTTTTGGTGCTTTGGCTCCTACATTAGGAACTCTAGTCCCAATTGTTGGGGCTGGTGGTTTTGCTGCTATGGCAACTGCTGCAGGATCAGTTGCTGGTTCAGTTGCTGTTGCAGCCTCATTTGGAG CTGCTGGAGCTGGACTTACGGGAAGCAAAATGGCTAGGAGAATTGGGAGCATTGAGGAATTTGAATTCAAACCTATTGGAGATAATCACAACCAAGGC CGGCTAGCGGTTGGTATCttgatttcgggttttgtttttgaGGAGGAAGATTTCATAAGGCCTTGGGAAGGACATGAGGATAGCCTAGAGAG ATATGCTCTCCAGTGGGAATCCAAGAATTTGATTGCAATCAGCACTGCAATCCAGGATTGGATCACATCAA AACTTATGATGGGCATGATGCAGCAAGGTGCCATGATGACTGTGTTAGGCACCCTTGTTACCGCCTTAGCTTGGCCAGCTACATTACTTGCCGCCACTGACTTCATCGACAGCAAATGGTCTATTGCTCTTAACAG ATCAGAGAAAGCAGGAAAGCTACTTGCTGAAGTGTTAATGAAAGGCTTGCAGGGATACAG ACCAGTTACCCTTGTTGGGTTCTCATTAGGAGCAAGagttatatttaaatgtttacAGAAACTTGCTGCATCGGGAGATAATG AGGGGATTGTGGAAAGGGTTGTGCTTCTTGGTGCACCAATTTCTGTGAATGGTGAAAACTGGGACTCTGTTAGAAAG ATGGTTGCTGGAAGATTTATCAATGTATATGCAACAAATGACTGGATCCTGGGTGTAACTTTTCGAGCAag TCTGCTCACCCAAGGATTGGCTGGAATTCAAGCTGTTGATGCACCTGGCATTGAAAAT GTTGATGTCACAGATTTCATTGACGGTCACTCCTCCTATCTCTGGGCAGTTCCACAAATCCTGCAGCAACTCGAACTCAATACCTATTACCCTGTTTTCGTATCCCCTCCTActgaaaccaaacaaacaatttaa
- the LOC120255773 gene encoding transmembrane and coiled-coil domain-containing protein 4-like isoform X2: protein MMLTSSLTALAAPAPVAVAAPPAAAARAMRIPASSGLISPVASSALSSDSWIFILMRGLGWKRLRLPLRPSIILELIIFEEEVSAENSDQMLALSKAVDAMVMSLETSSSKHEAEEQRQYGHKQEQHQSTSTTTDRTSDVTTKPSENFELIKSQALIRRVERYDDSTDSTDNRSMLGDNSVNHQRKLAVLFALLSACVADMPEDDKKKHRYRKGYDSRHRVALRLLATWLDIQWIKVEAMEIMVACSAMAAAKEEEIQSQENELEKNKWAKWKRGGIIGAAALTGGALLAITGGLAAPAIAAGFGALAPTLGTLVPIVGAGGFAAMATAAGSVAGSVAVAASFGAAGAGLTGSKMARRIGSIEEFEFKPIGDNHNQGRLAVGILISGFVFEEEDFIRPWEGHEDSLERYALQWESKNLIAISTAIQDWITSKLMMGMMQQGAMMTVLGTLVTALAWPATLLAATDFIDSKWSIALNRSEKAGKLLAEVLMKGLQGYRPVTLVGFSLGARVIFKCLQKLAASGDNEGIVERVVLLGAPISVNGENWDSVRKMVAGRFINVYATNDWILGVTFRASLLTQGLAGIQAVDAPGIENVDVTDFIDGHSSYLWAVPQILQQLELNTYYPVFVSPPTETKQTI from the exons ATGATGCTGACTTCGTCCCTGACCGCTTTAGCAGCGCCAGCGCCAGTAGCAGTAGCAGCGCCACCAGCAGCGGCGGCGAGAGCGATGCGGATTCCAGCCTCCTCTGGACTCATAAGTCCCGTGGCCTCCTCCGCCCTGTCTTCCG attcTTGGATATTCATTCTAATGCGTGGTCTGGGCTGGAAGAGACTGCGGCTTCCTCTTCGTCCAAGCATCATATTGGAGCT GATAATTTTTGAGGAGGAGGTATCTGCAGAAAATTCGGATCAGATGCTTGCCTTGTCCAAAGCAGTGGATGCCATGGTGATGAGCTTGGAAACTTCCTCTTCTAAACACGAGGCAGAAGAGCAGCGACAATATGGACACAAACAGGAACAACATCAGAGCACTTCTACAACAACAGATAGAACTTCTGATGTGACTACTAAGCCTTCAGAAAACTTTGAACTCATAAAGTCTCAGGCATTAATCAGAAGAGTGGAAAGATATGATGATTCAACTGATAGTACTGATAACAGATCCATGTTAGGGGACAATTCGGTCAATCATCAGAGGAAGCTGGCAGTTCTTTTTGCACTTCTCTCTGCCTGTGTGGCTGATATGCCAGAAGATGACAAGAAGAAACATCGTTATCGGAAGGGCTATGACAGTCGGCACCGTGTTGCTTTGAGACTCTTAGCAACATGGCTTGATATCCAATGGATAAAAGTG GAAGCTATGGAGATAATGGTTGCTTGCTCTGCAATGGCTGCAGCTAAAGAGGAAGAAATACAATCTCAAGAAAATGAATTAGAGAAAAACAAATGGGCCAAATGGAAACGTGGGGGCATCATTGGTGCAGCTGCATTGACAGGAGGGGCTTTGTTGGCTATTACTGGAG GTCTTGCTGCCCCGGCAATTGCTGCCGGTTTTGGTGCTTTGGCTCCTACATTAGGAACTCTAGTCCCAATTGTTGGGGCTGGTGGTTTTGCTGCTATGGCAACTGCTGCAGGATCAGTTGCTGGTTCAGTTGCTGTTGCAGCCTCATTTGGAG CTGCTGGAGCTGGACTTACGGGAAGCAAAATGGCTAGGAGAATTGGGAGCATTGAGGAATTTGAATTCAAACCTATTGGAGATAATCACAACCAAGGC CGGCTAGCGGTTGGTATCttgatttcgggttttgtttttgaGGAGGAAGATTTCATAAGGCCTTGGGAAGGACATGAGGATAGCCTAGAGAG ATATGCTCTCCAGTGGGAATCCAAGAATTTGATTGCAATCAGCACTGCAATCCAGGATTGGATCACATCAA AACTTATGATGGGCATGATGCAGCAAGGTGCCATGATGACTGTGTTAGGCACCCTTGTTACCGCCTTAGCTTGGCCAGCTACATTACTTGCCGCCACTGACTTCATCGACAGCAAATGGTCTATTGCTCTTAACAG ATCAGAGAAAGCAGGAAAGCTACTTGCTGAAGTGTTAATGAAAGGCTTGCAGGGATACAG ACCAGTTACCCTTGTTGGGTTCTCATTAGGAGCAAGagttatatttaaatgtttacAGAAACTTGCTGCATCGGGAGATAATG AGGGGATTGTGGAAAGGGTTGTGCTTCTTGGTGCACCAATTTCTGTGAATGGTGAAAACTGGGACTCTGTTAGAAAG ATGGTTGCTGGAAGATTTATCAATGTATATGCAACAAATGACTGGATCCTGGGTGTAACTTTTCGAGCAag TCTGCTCACCCAAGGATTGGCTGGAATTCAAGCTGTTGATGCACCTGGCATTGAAAAT GTTGATGTCACAGATTTCATTGACGGTCACTCCTCCTATCTCTGGGCAGTTCCACAAATCCTGCAGCAACTCGAACTCAATACCTATTACCCTGTTTTCGTATCCCCTCCTActgaaaccaaacaaacaatttaa
- the LOC120255774 gene encoding cytochrome P450 71A1-like translates to MATPLIIIIIIVIIIIISFSYKLIFSGGNKPKVLPSPPALPIIGNLLQLTSLPHRSFHALSQTYGPLMLVHIGQVPTLIVSSPDMAHEVLKTHDLAFANRPFSKPFFKLSHGGRNISFSQYGDYWRQTKKLAVVYLLNHKRVQSFHSLRQHQASLMIQKITGSKEEEVMNVSEIVYEYSHKVVSRAAAGTLGNAEKFKEMAEEASVLFGGFQVYDMFPAMGWLSVVMGLDGKLERVTRKLDMFLSEIVEEHVDRRQHGGAGEEEEEEEEQEDFVDLLLALKEEGAIAHENIRAIIMDIIGAGTDTSSVTLEWAMSELMKNPRTMKKAQDEVRQRSNGKPTVSENDIPQMSYLKAVIKEVLRLHPPAPLLLPHESLQKVVIQGYEIPERTRVMINAWSIGRDPNSWEDPEEFKPERFIGSSVDFKGLDFKFIPFGAGRRICPGTNFAITSIEFALASLLYHFNWRLPDGMSVEDLDMQEAPGLTTTRKQSLHLIATPYLPQVFV, encoded by the exons ATGGCAACAccactcatcatcatcatcatcatcgtcatcatcatcatcatcagtttTAGTTACAAACTCATCTTCTCCGGCGGCAACAAACCCAAAGTGCTTCCTTCACCTCCGGCACTACCCATCATCGGCAACCTCCTCCAGCTAACTTCTCTTCCCCACCGCTCCTTCCATGCACTCTCCCAAACATACGGCCCTCTCATGCTTGTCCACATCGGCCAAGTTCCCACACTCATTGTCTCCTCACCGGACATGGCCCATGAAGTTCTCAAAACCCATGACCTCGCCTTCGCCAACCGTCCCTTCTCCAAGCCATTCTTCAAGCTCAGCCACGGTGGCCGCAACATCTCCTTTTCTCAGTACGGCGACTACTGGCGCCAAACCAAGAAGCTCGCCGTCGTTTACCTTCTTAACCACAAGCGTGTCCAGTCTTTTCATAGTCTCCGGCAACACCAAGCTTCTCTTATGATTCAAAAGATCACCGGTAGTAAAGAGGAGGAGGTGATGAATGTCAGTGAGATTGTGTATGAGTATTCACACAAAGTGGTAAGCAGAGCGGCGGCCGGGACGTTGGGGAATGCGGAGAAGTTTAAGGAGATGGCGGAGGAGGCGTCGGTGTTGTTTGGAGGGTTTCAGGTTTATGATATGTTTCCGGCGATGGGATGGTTGAGTGTGGTGATGGGTTTAGATGGGAAGCTGGAGAGAGTGACGAGGAAGTTGGATATGTTTCTTAGTGAGATAGTGGAGGAGCATGTTGATCGCCGGCAACATGGCGGCGccggagaggaggaggaggaggaggaggagcaggaGGACTTCGTTGACCTGCTGTTGGCGTTGAAAGAGGAGGGAGCCATCGCTCATGAAAACATCAGGGCTATAATCATg GATATAATAGGAGCTGGAACGGATACATCATCTGTGACCTTAGAATGGGCAATGTCTGAACTTATGAAGAACCCAAGGACAATGAAGAAAGCTCAGGATGAAGTGAGGCAGAGAAGTAATGGCAAACCAACAGTCTCTGAGAATGATATTCCTCAGATGAGCTACTTAAAAGCAGTAATCAAAGAAGTGTTACGACTGCACCCTCCTGCTCCATTGCTACTCCCTCATGAATCTCTCCAGAAGGTTGTGATACAAGGCTATGAGATCCCTGAAAGGACAAGAGTAATGATCAATGCATGGTCCATTGGAAGGGACCCAAATTCATGGGAAGATCCGGAGGAGTTCAAACCTGAGAGATTTATTGGTAGCTCTGTGGATTTCAAGGGACTTGACTTCAAGTTCATCCCATTTGGTGCAGGGAGGAGGATATGCCCGGGAACAAACTTTGCGATCACTTCAATAGAGTTTGCACTAGCAAGTCTTCTGTATCACTTCAACTGGAGGTTGCCTGATGGGATGAGTGTCGAAGATTTGGACATGCAAGAAGCTCCTGGACTtacaacaacaagaaagcagAGTCTTCACCTCATTGCAACTCCCTACTTACCACAAGTGTTTGTTTAG